Proteins encoded in a region of the Deefgea piscis genome:
- a CDS encoding FAD-binding protein — translation MSVLVIAELDSHGIKAATRSAIRAASQLGEEVHLLVTGNDVAGIASEATKIEGLSKVLHADGPAYAHGLAENLTPLLVQLAANYSALIAAATSFGKNVLPRAAALLDVAMVSEVIQIINATTFVRPMYAGNINATVVAPAGLRILTIRPTVFEAVAATGGAAALETLTATGETGQTTWVSRDLVELDRPELATARVVISGGRSLGSAEGFKATLTPLADVLGAAIGATRAAVDAGMAPNDSQVGQTGTVVAPELYMAFGVSGAAQHVGGIKDSKVIVAVNIDADAPIFQVADYGLVADLFTVIPELEAALKA, via the coding sequence ATGAGCGTTTTAGTGATTGCTGAATTAGACAGCCACGGTATTAAAGCCGCTACCCGCTCGGCGATTCGCGCTGCGAGCCAATTGGGCGAAGAAGTCCATTTATTGGTGACGGGCAATGATGTGGCAGGTATTGCTAGCGAGGCCACAAAGATTGAGGGCCTGAGCAAGGTACTGCATGCGGATGGGCCGGCGTATGCTCATGGCTTGGCAGAAAACCTCACTCCTTTATTGGTGCAACTCGCCGCCAATTATTCAGCATTAATCGCTGCAGCCACCAGCTTTGGTAAAAATGTATTGCCACGCGCTGCGGCATTGCTTGATGTGGCGATGGTGTCTGAAGTCATTCAAATTATTAATGCCACGACCTTTGTGCGGCCGATGTACGCTGGCAACATCAATGCCACCGTTGTTGCCCCAGCCGGTTTACGGATTTTGACGATTCGTCCAACGGTGTTTGAAGCCGTTGCCGCGACCGGTGGTGCTGCGGCACTGGAAACATTAACGGCAACCGGCGAGACCGGACAAACCACGTGGGTAAGCCGCGATTTGGTTGAGCTTGATCGCCCAGAGCTGGCAACAGCGCGAGTGGTAATTAGCGGTGGTCGTTCACTTGGTAGTGCCGAAGGCTTTAAAGCAACACTCACGCCGTTGGCTGATGTACTCGGCGCGGCCATTGGTGCCACTCGTGCCGCGGTGGATGCTGGCATGGCCCCTAATGATAGCCAAGTTGGTCAAACCGGTACCGTGGTTGCGCCTGAGCTGTATATGGCTTTTGGCGTTTCGGGCGCAGCGCAGCACGTGGGCGGGATTAAGGACAGTAAGGTCATTGTGGCGGTAAATATCGACGCGGATGCACCGATTTTCCAGGTGGCCGATTATGGTTTAGTTGCTGATCTATTTACCGTGATTCCTGAATTAGAAGCAGCGTTGAAAGCTTAA
- a CDS encoding electron transfer flavoprotein subunit beta/FixA family protein, whose protein sequence is MKILVSIKRVVDYQIRPRPTQDGLDVELSNVKMSINPFDENAVEGAVRLKEAGVASEVVVVAVGTAANQDVLRHALAMGADRAILIETPSVVQPLTAAKYLQAIAQRETPDLVLTGKQAIDDDAAETAQMLAGLLNWSQATFASNIQLADGRATVVREIDGGQETVSLQLPAVISVDLRLNEPRFIKLPALMMAKKKPIETVPAADFAVSAPVLTVLQIAEPPARKPGKILNNVTELVAALRAEKVLP, encoded by the coding sequence ATGAAAATTTTAGTCAGCATTAAACGGGTCGTTGATTATCAAATCCGGCCACGGCCAACCCAAGACGGTTTGGATGTCGAGCTTAGCAATGTCAAAATGAGCATCAATCCTTTTGACGAAAATGCCGTCGAAGGCGCGGTTCGCTTGAAAGAAGCCGGTGTAGCCAGCGAAGTGGTGGTGGTGGCAGTTGGCACTGCCGCCAATCAAGATGTATTACGTCACGCTTTGGCAATGGGCGCGGATCGAGCCATTTTGATCGAGACCCCGAGTGTGGTGCAGCCTTTAACCGCCGCTAAATACTTACAAGCCATCGCGCAGCGTGAAACGCCTGATTTGGTGCTCACCGGTAAACAAGCGATTGATGATGACGCGGCTGAAACCGCGCAAATGTTGGCTGGCTTATTAAATTGGTCGCAAGCGACATTTGCTTCAAATATCCAGCTCGCTGACGGCCGCGCTACCGTGGTGCGTGAGATCGATGGTGGTCAGGAAACTGTGTCGTTGCAATTGCCTGCGGTGATTTCCGTTGATCTTCGCCTGAATGAACCTCGATTTATTAAACTGCCCGCTTTGATGATGGCGAAGAAAAAACCGATTGAGACTGTGCCTGCTGCCGATTTTGCCGTCAGCGCACCAGTGTTAACGGTATTACAGATTGCTGAACCGCCAGCACGTAAGCCGGGGAAAATTTTAAATAATGTGACCGAGTTGGTCGCTGCATTGCGAGCAGAGAAGGTGTTGCCATGA
- a CDS encoding electron transfer flavoprotein-ubiquinone oxidoreductase — MQERDVMEYDVLIIGAGPAGLSSAIAIKQLNPEISVCILEKGAQVGAHILSGAVIDPVALNQLIPDWQHRAPQLATAVSQDEFFLLDEDTGIKIPQILLPPQLHNDGCFIVKLGEVCAWLASEAENLGVEIYPGFAAAEVLYDDAGAVMGVAVGDMGINKLGQHKADYALGMAIHAKYTLFCEGARGSLAGDLENKFALRKDADPQHFGLGVKEVWQVKPEHHHLGLVQHAQGWPLDNSTSGGAFIYHLPEHQVAIGYVVHLNYQNPTLSPFEELQRFKTHPKIRGTFAGAKRIAYGARAIAEGGLQSLPKMTFPGGILLGCSAGLLNFPRIKGTHNAMLSGMLAAPAIVEAIANDRQRDELIAFNTAFAQSSIWQELQQVRNIKPAISKLGTLAGTMYAGAELWLSKLGINTPWTLRHSTPDNTTLKRLNSVAAIHYPKPDGVLTFNKLDSLMLANVSHDHDQPSHLQLRDTLIPITVNLAQYGSPESHYCPAGVYEIIQHHDAPALQINAQNCLHCKTCDIKDPQQNIHWVPPEGGGGPLYGAM; from the coding sequence ATGCAAGAACGCGACGTCATGGAATACGATGTGCTGATTATTGGTGCAGGCCCAGCGGGTTTAAGCTCGGCCATTGCGATAAAGCAGCTCAACCCCGAAATTTCAGTCTGTATTTTGGAAAAAGGCGCGCAAGTGGGCGCGCATATCTTGTCTGGCGCGGTGATTGATCCGGTTGCGCTCAATCAGCTGATTCCCGATTGGCAACACCGCGCGCCGCAATTGGCGACCGCAGTCAGCCAAGACGAATTCTTTTTACTCGATGAAGATACCGGCATTAAGATTCCACAAATCTTACTGCCACCTCAATTACACAACGATGGCTGTTTTATCGTTAAGCTGGGCGAAGTCTGCGCTTGGCTTGCCAGCGAAGCTGAAAACCTTGGCGTTGAAATTTATCCCGGCTTTGCCGCCGCCGAAGTATTGTACGACGACGCAGGCGCCGTCATGGGCGTGGCCGTTGGCGATATGGGCATCAATAAATTAGGTCAACATAAAGCCGATTACGCGCTCGGCATGGCAATTCACGCTAAATACACGCTGTTTTGCGAAGGCGCGCGCGGCTCACTCGCTGGCGATTTAGAAAACAAATTTGCTTTACGTAAAGACGCCGATCCGCAGCATTTTGGTCTTGGCGTCAAAGAAGTATGGCAAGTTAAACCCGAACACCATCACCTCGGCTTAGTGCAACACGCCCAAGGTTGGCCACTCGACAACAGCACCAGCGGTGGCGCGTTTATTTATCATTTGCCCGAGCATCAAGTGGCCATTGGTTATGTGGTGCATTTGAATTACCAAAACCCAACGCTATCACCGTTCGAAGAATTACAACGCTTTAAAACCCATCCAAAAATTCGTGGCACTTTCGCTGGCGCCAAACGCATTGCTTACGGCGCGCGTGCGATTGCCGAAGGTGGGCTGCAATCCTTACCCAAAATGACCTTCCCTGGCGGGATTTTGCTTGGCTGCTCAGCGGGATTACTCAATTTCCCGCGCATTAAAGGCACGCATAATGCGATGCTGTCAGGCATGTTAGCCGCCCCAGCTATCGTAGAGGCCATTGCCAACGATCGGCAGCGCGATGAACTGATTGCTTTTAATACCGCTTTTGCACAATCAAGTATTTGGCAAGAACTACAACAAGTGCGCAATATCAAGCCAGCGATCTCTAAACTCGGTACTTTGGCGGGTACGATGTATGCCGGTGCAGAGCTTTGGCTATCTAAGTTAGGGATCAATACCCCTTGGACATTACGCCATAGCACCCCAGACAATACCACGCTCAAACGCCTTAACAGCGTTGCAGCGATTCATTACCCCAAACCCGATGGCGTACTGACATTCAATAAGCTCGATTCTTTAATGCTGGCCAATGTCTCGCACGATCACGATCAACCCAGCCATTTACAATTACGCGATACCTTAATCCCGATTACCGTTAATCTGGCTCAGTATGGCTCACCAGAAAGCCATTACTGCCCTGCTGGCGTGTATGAAATTATTCAACACCACGACGCTCCGGCCTTGCAAATCAACGCGCAAAATTGCTTGCATTGTAAAACTTGTGACATCAAAGACCCACAGCAAAATATTCACTGGGTACCACCCGAAGGCGGCGGCGGACCTTTATACGGCGCCATGTAG
- a CDS encoding HlyD family secretion protein — protein MLELIIGGYCAIIWLIFIKLKLFPWNIKSQVGSATGAIVLAATIIFTINVVTPSSSDVRVINYVAEIVPRVQGTVTRVAVEGNTLIKKGDVLLEIDNTPYRLKVKELQAKLADATASAKTLWQDLDSAKSNTLAAQAHLDLMKKRLAQSQELAKAEAGNQYDVENFVTEVKKAESNVASAKTAEAKVQTKLEGVVGPDIASVAQIKAQLEAAQYDLDSTIIRAPADGYAVNVAVRPGNFLAAMPFRPAMSFVEHEQRILAFFAQNELRFVKPGDKAEIALKTLPGELISAKVDSIVWATSQGQILQSGTIPNSPSEIVHAPLAQKYAVKLQPIAKEGETLPHIAMGARGGGAIYTEKLAPLHLLRMVMIRAQSIVNYLVLKLH, from the coding sequence ATGCTTGAACTGATTATTGGCGGCTACTGCGCCATCATTTGGCTGATTTTTATCAAACTCAAGCTGTTTCCTTGGAATATCAAAAGCCAAGTGGGCTCGGCCACTGGCGCGATTGTGTTGGCCGCGACCATTATTTTCACGATTAACGTTGTTACGCCGTCGTCAAGCGATGTACGCGTGATTAATTATGTGGCTGAAATTGTGCCACGAGTACAAGGCACAGTGACTCGCGTTGCGGTTGAAGGCAATACCTTGATTAAAAAAGGGGATGTATTGCTTGAAATCGACAACACGCCATATCGACTCAAAGTGAAAGAGCTGCAAGCCAAGCTCGCTGATGCCACCGCATCGGCCAAAACTTTGTGGCAAGATTTAGATAGCGCCAAGAGCAATACTTTGGCCGCACAAGCCCATTTAGATTTAATGAAAAAACGCTTAGCCCAATCGCAAGAATTGGCCAAAGCGGAGGCTGGCAATCAATACGACGTAGAAAACTTTGTCACCGAAGTGAAAAAGGCCGAGTCAAACGTTGCCAGTGCCAAAACGGCCGAAGCGAAGGTGCAAACCAAACTCGAAGGCGTAGTTGGCCCTGATATTGCCAGCGTGGCACAAATTAAAGCCCAGCTTGAAGCGGCGCAATACGATTTGGATTCAACCATTATTCGCGCGCCTGCAGATGGTTATGCGGTGAATGTGGCGGTACGCCCAGGTAATTTCTTAGCGGCAATGCCATTCCGACCCGCCATGAGTTTTGTTGAACACGAACAACGTATTTTGGCCTTCTTCGCGCAAAACGAGCTACGCTTTGTAAAACCAGGCGACAAAGCAGAAATCGCGCTCAAAACACTGCCAGGCGAGCTAATTTCCGCCAAGGTCGATTCGATTGTTTGGGCCACCAGCCAAGGTCAAATCCTTCAGTCAGGCACGATTCCAAATAGCCCATCTGAAATCGTTCACGCGCCTTTAGCGCAGAAATACGCCGTAAAACTGCAACCCATCGCCAAAGAAGGTGAAACCCTGCCGCACATTGCAATGGGCGCGCGTGGTGGCGGTGCAATTTATACCGAAAAACTCGCCCCACTGCATTTATTGCGAATGGTGATGATTCGTGCACAGTCTATCGTCAATTATCTTGTGCTGAAATTACACTAG
- a CDS encoding DUF3302 domain-containing protein, producing MTPQGYLFTIAACLTSMPALAFAPGMEESIADVMVWVVIVAVPVAAIYLFWKVHVLPEVIAEKNHHPQKHAIQVLCLLSLVFGGLLWPLAWLWAFAKPTAYKIAYGTDKHDDFFKHAEHHADKSLDLAVVDEELTILKQKMDGLNQKRELILNQQTPTTIEQKAEGNKDA from the coding sequence ATGACGCCACAAGGCTATCTATTCACTATCGCCGCCTGCCTTACATCAATGCCAGCACTTGCTTTTGCTCCAGGAATGGAAGAATCAATTGCCGATGTCATGGTCTGGGTGGTTATCGTCGCCGTTCCGGTGGCGGCAATTTATTTATTTTGGAAAGTCCACGTCTTACCCGAAGTAATTGCAGAAAAAAATCATCACCCACAAAAACATGCCATCCAAGTTTTATGCCTGCTGTCTTTGGTATTTGGTGGTTTATTGTGGCCATTGGCTTGGTTGTGGGCGTTCGCCAAACCCACCGCGTACAAAATTGCCTATGGCACAGACAAGCATGACGACTTCTTTAAACATGCCGAACATCATGCAGATAAATCACTAGATTTGGCCGTGGTTGATGAAGAACTCACCATACTCAAACAAAAAATGGATGGCTTAAACCAAAAGCGCGAGCTGATTTTAAACCAGCAAACGCCAACCACCATCGAACAAAAAGCCGAAGGAAATAAAGATGCTTGA